Part of the Acidobacteriota bacterium genome, AAATACCGCCGGCAGGTCGGGATGGCTCTCCACCCACCGCAGCACCGCCGGCAGCACCGTTTCGCGGCCGGTGCTCTTCTCGCCAGCACGCGCGCTGCCGCCGGCGTGGCTCCAATCCCACAGCAGCTGCTGGCGCTCGGTAGGGCCGGTCAGCTCTACCTCCGACAGGCGCTGGCCCGGATCGTAGGCCAGGGCTTCGAGCATCCGCCGCAGATGGCCCGCCCAGCGCCGGACGGTGCTGCGGTCGAAGAGCTCGGCGCTGAAGAGGATGGCTCCCGTCAGACCAGGGTCCTTCAGACTGGTGCCCTTCGAACCGGAAGTTTCGGCGCTGTGCTTCGCCTGCTCGCCCTCCGGCTCCAACGCCAGAATCAAATCCTGCTCGGTGAGTCCCCGCGGCACCACCTCCAGCGGCCCGGCCTCGATGGCCGGCAGATAGAGGGTCTCGGCGGGGACGTTCTGCAGCGCCACCGTCGCCTGGTAGAGGGGGGCGTGGCTGAGGCCGCGCTCCGGGGAGACCTCCTGCACCACCCGGGCGAAGGGGACCTCGGCGTGGCTCATGGCCTCGAGGACCACTTCCCGGGCGCGCCGCAGCAGCTCCACCAGGCTGGGGTCCCCCGCCAGATCGCAGCGCAGCACCACGGTGTTGACGAAGAAGCCGATGAGGCCTTCCACCTCCTTGCGGCTGCGGCCCGCCACCGGGGTGCCGAGGGCCAGGTCGGTCTGACCGGACCAGCGGGCCAGCACCGCCGCCCAGGCCGCCGTCAGCGCCATGAAGAGGCTGGCGCCGGAGTCCCGAGCCTGGCTTTCCAGAGACCGCACCAATCGGCCCGGCAGCCGGAGCGGTACCTCGTCCCCGGAGAGGCGACGGGCGGGCGGGCGGGGGTGATCCACCGGCAGCTCCAGCGGGGTCAATCCCTCGAGGGTGCGGCGCCAGAAATCCAAATGGGAGGCGCCGCCGTCGCCCTTCGCCGTCTCCGCCTGCTGCTGGCGCTCCCAGGCCGCATAGTCGCCGTATTGCACCGGCAAGGGATCGAGCTCAGGCGCTTCGGGACTCTCTCCCCGGCGCGCCGCGTCGGATGCGTAGAGCTCACTGAGCTCGCGCTGCAGGACGCCGAAGGACCAGCCGTCAGAGACCAGATGGTGCACCGTCAGGAGCAGCACATGCTCCTCGTCGGCGGCGCGCAGGAGGAGGGTGCGGAAGAGCCCCGAAGCCTGGGATCCCGAACCCTGGGATCCTGAGCCCTGGTCCCCCGGCCCCTGAGCCACGGGCATGGGCCGCCGAGCCTCCCGCAGCTCCAGCCGTCGTCCCTCGCGGCGCCGGGCCGGTTCCGGCAGGCAGCGGAGATCGATGACCGGCAGCGGCGCCGGAATCCGCGGCCGGGCCGGCGTCACCCTCTGGACGGGACCGCTCTCGAGCTCCGGGAAGGTGGTGCGAAGTACCTCGTGGCGGGCCACGAGGGCGGCCAAGGCTCGCGCCAGGCGCCCCACTTCCAGGGGGCCGCCCAGGCGCTGCTTGCGGCAGAGGAGGAAAAGGCCGGTCCCGGGGAGGAGCTGTTCGAGGAACCACAGCCGTTCCTGGGCCAGCGACAGAGGAGCCGGCCGCGCCGGGTCGCGACGCGGGATGCGGTCGTCGCCGGCCAGCCGCGCACGGGCCCGAGCCAGCCGCTCCTGTAGCGCCGACCTCCGCCCTTGCAGGCCCGCCCCACCGGTCTTGGGCTCGCTGGTGCTCTTGCCGTCTCCCATCGCTTCTCGCTCTTCGTCCAGGCTCTTCTCTCGCCTTCCGCCGACCCGAGGAGAGGGCTCAGCCCTCCATGGCCTCCAGCTCTTCCATCAACCGGCTCTCGACGAGGATCGCCATCTCCGCGATGGTGGGAGCCTCGTAGAGAGCCCGCACCGGCAGCTCTACTTCCAGGAGCTCCCGCACACGGTACATGTGGCGGGTGGCGTGGAGAGAGTGGCCGCCGAGGTCGAAGAAGTTATCCAGCACGCCGATGCGGGGAGCGGTGATGAGCTCGGTCCAGATGGTGTGGAGGAGCTCCTCCATCTCCGTGCGGGGCGCCAGGTACTCGGCGCGGCGACGCCGAGAAGCACCCTCGGCGAGCTCCGCCAGCATCCGTCGGTCCACCTTGCCGTTGGGGCTCAAGGGGATCTCCTTCACCGCCCGCAGCAGCGCCGGCACCATGTAGTCCGGGAGGCGCTGCCGCAGGTGCTCGCGAACCTGGTCGAGGCTGGTCTCTTCGTCCTCCCCTTCGCGCAACACCACGCAGCCCACCAGGTCGTCTTTCTCCCGGGTCAGCGCCACGGCGGCGTCGCGCACCGCCGGATGGGAGCCCAGAACGGCCTCGATCTCCCCCAGCTCGACCCGGAAGCCGCGCACCTTGACCTGATGGTCGATGCGGCCGAGGAATTCCAGCACGCCGTCGGGGCGCCAACGCGCGAGGTCGCCGGTGCGGTAGAGGCGGCCTCCGGCGGTGCCGGAATGGCCATCGGGAACGAAGCGCTCCGCGGTCATCGCCGGGCGCCGGTAGTAGCCCCGGGCCAGCTGCACACCGCCGATGCACAGCTCACCGGCGGTCCCCAGGGCTCGGGGGCCTCCGGCGGGATCGAGAACGAAGATCGACGTGTTGTCCACCGGCCGGCCGATGGGCACGGAACGCCCGACGGCGTCCGAGCACGGCCAGTGGGTGACGTCCACCGCCGCTTCGGTGGGGCCGTAGAGGTTGTGCAGCGGGCAGCTCATGCGCTGATGGAAGCGCTCCACCAGATCCGGCTCGAGGGCCTCGCCGCTGGCCACCACCCGGCGCAGGCCGGCGCAGGATTCCTCCAACCCATCGGCCTCGAGAAAGAGGCGCAGCATGGAGGGCACGAAGTGCAGGGTAGTGACCCCTTCCTCGGCGATGCGCCGGGCCAGGTAGGACGGATCCTTGTGGCCACCGGGAGTCGCCAGCACCAGCCGGGCGCCGGTGATCAGCGGCCAGAAGAGCTCCCACACCGAGACGTCGAAGGAGAGGGGCGTCTTCTGCAGCACCGCATCCTCGGCGCTGAGGCCGAAGGTTCGCTGCATCCAACGCAGGCGGTTGACGATGGACCGATGGCGGTTCATCACCCCTTTGGGACGGCCGGTGGAGCCGGAGGTGTGGATGATGTAGGCCAGGGCTTCTTCCTCCGAGGTCTCTTCCGGAGGCCCATCCGATGCGTTCTCGGAGGAGGCCGCTGCCAGCTCCTCCACCGTCACCAGCCGCGGCCCTTCACCGCCGGCGAGCCCCTGCACCCGATCCACCGTCGC contains:
- a CDS encoding condensation domain-containing protein, coding for MGDGKSTSEPKTGGAGLQGRRSALQERLARARARLAGDDRIPRRDPARPAPLSLAQERLWFLEQLLPGTGLFLLCRKQRLGGPLEVGRLARALAALVARHEVLRTTFPELESGPVQRVTPARPRIPAPLPVIDLRCLPEPARRREGRRLELREARRPMPVAQGPGDQGSGSQGSGSQASGLFRTLLLRAADEEHVLLLTVHHLVSDGWSFGVLQRELSELYASDAARRGESPEAPELDPLPVQYGDYAAWERQQQAETAKGDGGASHLDFWRRTLEGLTPLELPVDHPRPPARRLSGDEVPLRLPGRLVRSLESQARDSGASLFMALTAAWAAVLARWSGQTDLALGTPVAGRSRKEVEGLIGFFVNTVVLRCDLAGDPSLVELLRRAREVVLEAMSHAEVPFARVVQEVSPERGLSHAPLYQATVALQNVPAETLYLPAIEAGPLEVVPRGLTEQDLILALEPEGEQAKHSAETSGSKGTSLKDPGLTGAILFSAELFDRSTVRRWAGHLRRMLEALAYDPGQRLSEVELTGPTERQQLLWDWSHAGGSARAGEKSTGRETVLPAVLRWVESHPDLPAVFSDTDSSLTYGELEKRSGRWALWLVKDGLRERNRAEEPIVALCLERSVELVVAALAVLRSGGAYLPLDPAHPPERLAWMAEDAGAARVFVGREADEELIEAFRAAGVETVVAGAEPPAAADGGLGDGALPTPRAADAA